A single region of the Silene latifolia isolate original U9 population chromosome 8, ASM4854445v1, whole genome shotgun sequence genome encodes:
- the LOC141594981 gene encoding protein FAR1-RELATED SEQUENCE 5-like — protein MALVDMLAGIVWLDARDALTGPADAEVIPAAEDRGILLFFGRIWPVPDIVMAGTQQQKWRGGEIKSKLVVCNREGFAHKTPRKDQDDGLDGEKSQRIFRVTRVGCKARIRLYMKNGLLLIDRFHEGHNHELISLKDREFQKLSRNITDYHKMIIVSNSKLKIGATKTYRICKEQVNGYKNIGASLNDFKNFHRDVKCFIHERDGQLFVDHFKEMTETRIGFYFDYDLDDDGSLRRAIWADGTARDNYKIFGDAVSFDPTYSTNKYSMVFTPFTGVDHHKRSVTFCGALVAREDYESFNWVFSRFLQAMGGKEPEYIITDQDPGIIKSVPLVFKTARHRFCMWHIMNKMPSKFGVSRSDYNEFMCKINDIIWDDELEAAEFDGIWEQIIEDHGVGVNDWFADTYVIRGQWLSTNSNKKPSSQLIHVEQRGFERGELEVTLSKIQPERRILKLRDPGTRKASCSCTMFERTGILCRHIIWIFSASGIKTIPEDYVLNRWMKEYLRLRIFNTNGEGTENMQVIDEKQIAMSIMWSEVHEAIGLLRDKGIADVDSFSAVIRSFKQSLSPLGEVLNKNQ, from the exons ATGGCTCTGGTCGACATGCTAGCAGGGATCGTTTGGCTGGATGCTAGGGATGCACTGACTGGTCCTGCAGATGCAGAAGTAATTCCTGCTGCAGAAGATAGGGGCATACTACTGTTCTTTGGAAGGATTTGGCCAGTTCCAGACATTGTGATGGCTG GTACACAACAACAAAAATGGCGTGGCGGTGAGATCAAGTCAAAGCTCGTCGTTTGCAATCGAGAAGGTTTCGCTCACAAGACGCCCAGAAAAGATCAGGATGACGGACTGGATGGGGAGAAGTCACAGAGGATATTCAGGGTCACTAGAGTGGGGTGTAAAGCAAGGATACGACTATATATGAAGAATGGTCTTTTATTAATTGACCGGTTCCACGAGGGTCACAATCACGAGCTTATCTCACTTAAGGACAGAGAGTTCCAGAAATTGTCGCGTAACATAACTGATTATCACAAGATGATAATCGTTTCAAACTCAAAG ctgaagataggagcaacAAAAACATACAGAATCTGCAAAGAACAAGTGAATGGATACAAAAACATTGGAGCAagcttaaatgattttaagaacttccataggGATGTTAAATGTTTCATTCACGAACGGGATGGTCAGTTGTTTGTTGACCATTTCAAGGAAATGACTGAAACAAGAATAGGTTTCTACTTTGACTATGACCTTGACGATGATGGCAGCCTACGTAGGGCCATATGGGCGGACGGTACCGCCCGAGATAATTACAAAATTTTTGGTGATGCGGTGTCATTCGACCCAACTTACTCCACCAATAAGTATTCTATGGTATTCACACCATTCACAGGTGTTGACCACCATAAACGATCTGTGACGTTCTGTGGGGCTCTAGTTGCAAGGGAAGATTATGAGTCGTTTAATTGGGTTTTCAGCCGGTTTTTACAAGCAATGGGGGGTAAGGAACCCGAGTACATAATTACAGATCAGGACCCAGGTATTATCAAATCTGTCCCTCTTGTTTTCAAGACAGCGCGCCATCGGTTctgtatgtggcatataatgaacaaaatgCCAAGTAAGTTTGGCGTCTCGAGAAGCGATTATAATGAGTTCATGTGTAAAATTAatgacattatatgggacgatgaGCTTGAAGCAGCAGAATTTGATGGTATCTGGGAGCAAATAATTGAAGATCATGGTGTTGGCGTAAATGATTGGTTTGCAGATACATATGTTATAAGGGGACagtgg CTTTCCACAAATTCAAACAAGAAGCCATCTTCTCAATTGATACATGTAGAACAGAGAGGTTTCGAGAGAGGCGAGCTAGAGGTAACTTTGTCAAAGATTCAACCAGAAAGAAGAATTTTGAAGTTGCGTGATCCAG GTACACGTAAAGCAAGCTGCAGTTGTACGATGTTTGAAAGAACCGGAATCCTATGCCGCCATATAATATGGATTTTTTCAGCAAGTGGGATAAAGACTATACCAGAAGATTATGTTCTGAATAGATGGATGAAAGAGTATCTCCGATTAAGGATTTTCAATACTAATGGTGAAGGAACAGAAAACATGCAAGTCATCGATGAAAAACAAATTGCAATGTCAAtaatgtggtcagaagttcatgaaGCTATAGGGCTCCTTCGAGACAAAGGAATAGCTGATGTTGACAGCTTTTCTGCTGTAATTAGATCATTTAAACAGTCCTTGTCACCATTAGGGGAAGTGttgaataaaaatcaataa